One Halarcobacter ebronensis genomic window carries:
- a CDS encoding CvpA family protein produces MQSFTGFDIVIVSLTVLIGLKGLFRGFTREVFGLVGIIGGIFVASRLSLEIGTKIAPLLSLENNATIKLVGFIVGLVGFWAIVYVLGIVISKIFSMSGLGVFDRILGFVFGSAKMFFIFSIIAYSLYQIQSFKDLMVDKTANSTTFPLLIKTGSFIVKLDASDFVKKVEDSVSTEEKMEEDPDLTEKKSITNEIKQTVKDLKDATVESTNAVIQSAKKGVVEELTKSNDSEETPSNTETKAE; encoded by the coding sequence ATGCAAAGTTTTACTGGTTTTGATATAGTAATTGTAAGTTTAACTGTTTTAATTGGTCTTAAGGGACTCTTCAGAGGTTTCACAAGAGAAGTATTTGGTTTAGTAGGAATTATTGGTGGTATATTTGTAGCATCAAGACTCTCACTTGAAATTGGAACAAAAATAGCACCTCTTTTATCTTTAGAGAATAATGCAACAATCAAATTAGTTGGTTTTATTGTTGGACTTGTTGGTTTTTGGGCAATTGTTTATGTTTTGGGAATTGTTATAAGTAAAATTTTTTCAATGAGTGGACTTGGGGTTTTTGATAGAATTTTAGGATTTGTTTTTGGAAGTGCAAAGATGTTTTTTATCTTCTCTATTATTGCTTACTCTTTATACCAAATCCAATCTTTTAAAGATTTAATGGTTGACAAAACAGCAAATTCTACTACATTTCCACTTCTTATTAAAACTGGAAGTTTTATAGTAAAACTTGATGCTTCTGATTTTGTTAAAAAAGTTGAAGATAGTGTATCAACAGAAGAGAAAATGGAAGAAGATCCAGATTTAACTGAGAAAAAATCTATTACTAATGAGATTAAACAGACAGTAAAAGATTTAAAAGATGCAACAGTTGAATCTACAAATGCAGTAATTCAAAGTGCTAAAAAAGGCGTTGTAGAAGAGCTAACTAAATCAAATGATAGCGAAGAGACACCAAGCAATACAGAAACAAAAGCAGAATAA
- a CDS encoding serine hydroxymethyltransferase, producing MSFISDATLEEADKEIFDLVEAEKERQTDHLEMIASENFTSPAVMQTMGSVFTNKYAEGYPYKRYYGGCEFADKAEQLAIDRACEIFGCKYANVQPHSGSQANGAVYAALIKAGDKILGMDLSHGGHLTHGSKPSFSGKNYQAFYYGVELDGRINYDKVLEIAKIVQPKIIVCGASAYPREIDFKRFREIADEVGAYLFADIAHIAGLVAANEHPSPFPYAHVVTTTTHKTLRGPRGGMILCDDEEIAKKINSAIFPGIQGGPLVHVIAAKAVAFKEVLDPKWKEYAKQVKANAQVLAKVMVSRGYDIVSEGTDNHLILVSFLNKDFSGKDADAALGNAGITVNKNTVPGETRSPFITSGIRIGSPALTARGMKEKEFEIIANKICDVLDDINNTQLQENIKQELKELARGFVIYTKSTY from the coding sequence ATGAGTTTTATTTCAGATGCAACATTAGAAGAAGCAGATAAAGAGATTTTTGATTTAGTAGAGGCTGAAAAAGAGAGACAAACAGACCACTTAGAGATGATAGCAAGTGAGAACTTCACAAGCCCAGCAGTAATGCAAACAATGGGATCAGTATTTACAAATAAATATGCAGAAGGATATCCATATAAAAGATATTATGGTGGATGTGAATTTGCAGATAAAGCTGAACAATTAGCTATTGATAGAGCATGTGAAATATTTGGTTGTAAATATGCAAATGTTCAACCTCACTCAGGAAGTCAAGCAAATGGTGCAGTTTATGCAGCACTTATTAAAGCAGGAGATAAAATTCTAGGTATGGATCTAAGCCATGGTGGACACTTAACTCATGGATCAAAACCAAGCTTTTCTGGTAAAAACTATCAAGCATTCTATTATGGAGTTGAATTAGATGGTAGAATCAATTATGATAAAGTTTTAGAGATTGCTAAAATTGTTCAACCAAAAATTATTGTTTGTGGAGCTTCTGCTTATCCTAGAGAGATTGATTTTAAAAGATTTAGAGAGATAGCTGATGAAGTTGGAGCATACCTGTTTGCAGATATAGCACATATTGCAGGATTAGTTGCAGCAAATGAACATCCAAGCCCATTTCCTTATGCACATGTAGTTACAACTACAACTCATAAAACATTAAGAGGACCAAGAGGTGGTATGATTTTATGTGATGATGAAGAGATTGCAAAAAAAATAAACTCTGCAATTTTTCCAGGGATTCAAGGTGGACCACTTGTTCATGTAATAGCAGCAAAAGCTGTTGCATTTAAAGAAGTACTTGATCCAAAATGGAAAGAGTATGCAAAACAAGTTAAAGCAAATGCACAAGTTTTAGCAAAAGTTATGGTTTCAAGAGGTTATGATATAGTTTCAGAAGGAACAGATAATCACCTTATTCTTGTATCATTTTTAAATAAAGATTTTTCAGGTAAAGATGCAGATGCAGCATTAGGGAATGCAGGGATAACAGTAAATAAAAATACAGTTCCAGGAGAAACAAGAAGTCCATTTATTACTTCAGGTATTAGAATAGGATCTCCAGCATTAACTGCAAGAGGGATGAAAGAGAAAGAGTTTGAGATTATTGCAAACAAAATTTGTGATGTTTTAGATGATATAAACAACACACAATTACAAGAGAATATTAAACAAGAATTAAAAGAGTTAGCTAGAGGTTTTGTAATTTACACTAAATCAACATACTAA
- a CDS encoding SPOR domain-containing protein, translated as MEIRGEDFIKKVQLQQERNEIEQRLNEIKNSESLFDEQTRQRPAQQQSEFDREIEIQEEREYSDIMLGKAGSNEKSKKRYLILGLILVILFLLTIIIIRLVTNDSTSNDSFTKNGTATNETSTEGENIEDQYQKIINEKLKNIKEEKEKEAQIEDKINENLNLSKIEEKELVEEKPEVKPDVFKVKDEIKPAEPVAPVVKKVEENKPVVKKAEPVKQTAPISNSITTKPKGTFVQIGAFSKMPTAKYLTNISSKGFSYKIYKVSINNKIFHKVLIGPYNSRTLAKSASENIKKELNVSGAFILTY; from the coding sequence ATGGAAATTAGAGGCGAAGATTTTATAAAAAAAGTTCAGTTACAACAAGAGAGAAATGAGATAGAACAAAGATTAAATGAGATAAAAAATAGTGAATCTCTTTTTGATGAACAAACAAGACAAAGACCAGCTCAACAACAATCAGAATTTGATAGGGAGATTGAGATTCAAGAGGAGAGAGAGTATAGTGATATTATGCTAGGTAAAGCAGGTTCAAATGAAAAAAGTAAGAAAAGATATCTTATTTTAGGGCTTATACTAGTTATACTCTTTTTATTGACAATTATTATAATTCGCCTTGTTACAAATGATTCTACTTCAAATGATTCATTTACAAAAAATGGTACTGCTACAAATGAGACTAGCACTGAGGGTGAAAATATTGAGGATCAGTACCAAAAAATTATAAATGAAAAACTAAAAAATATAAAAGAAGAGAAAGAGAAAGAGGCTCAAATAGAAGATAAAATAAATGAGAATCTTAATCTTTCAAAAATTGAAGAAAAAGAGCTTGTTGAAGAGAAACCTGAGGTTAAACCTGATGTTTTTAAAGTTAAAGATGAGATAAAACCAGCTGAACCAGTTGCTCCTGTAGTAAAAAAAGTTGAAGAGAACAAACCTGTAGTAAAAAAAGCTGAACCTGTTAAACAAACAGCTCCTATATCAAACAGTATTACAACAAAACCAAAAGGAACTTTTGTTCAAATTGGTGCGTTTTCAAAAATGCCTACAGCTAAATATTTAACAAACATTTCTAGCAAAGGTTTTTCATATAAAATATATAAGGTTTCAATTAACAACAAAATATTCCATAAAGTCTTAATTGGCCCTTATAATTCAAGAACACTTGCAAAAAGTGCTTCAGAAAATATTAAAAAAGAGTTAAATGTTTCAGGGGCATTTATACTAACATACTAA
- the lysS gene encoding lysine--tRNA ligase: MFENKFIQQRIEKANLLREKGINPYSNESHRNTTISKYLNVNSDLFQTEEKRDENRNYTVTGRIKFFRLMGKASFLKIEDESGVLQIYVARDNLPEDFYNEIFKKFVDIGDIVEVSGYPFITNKGELSLHVSDLTILTKAISPLPEKYHGIQDKELRYRQRYLDLIMNSEVRKTFQIRSKVISLTRRFFESKGFLEVETPMMHPIAGGANAKPFVTHHNALDVDRYLRIAPELYLKRLIVGGFEAVFEINRNFRNEGMDATHNPEFTSIEFYWAYKTYKDLIALTKEYFEYLFDHLDLPTLLPYGENKIDFSKFSEIPLIESLSTIGGVPEEITQDKDKIIAFLRQNNLEVNEGMNLGQLQGELFDEFVEAKLINPTFITEYPVEISPLARRSDEKPHLTDRFELFIAGKEIANAFSELNDPLDQLQRFEAQMAAKDSGDDEAHEMDEDFVNALSYGMAPTAGQGIGIDRLVMMLTNEHSIRDVLLFPAMKPVKSEVNLLDNEEE; this comes from the coding sequence TTGTTTGAAAATAAATTTATACAACAAAGAATAGAAAAAGCAAATTTATTAAGAGAAAAAGGTATTAATCCATATTCAAATGAATCACATAGAAATACCACTATTTCAAAATACTTAAATGTAAATAGTGACCTTTTTCAAACTGAAGAAAAAAGAGATGAAAATAGAAATTATACAGTAACTGGTAGAATTAAATTTTTTAGACTTATGGGAAAAGCTTCATTTTTAAAAATTGAAGATGAGAGTGGAGTTTTACAAATATATGTAGCAAGAGACAATCTTCCTGAAGATTTTTATAATGAAATTTTTAAGAAATTTGTTGATATTGGAGATATTGTAGAAGTTAGTGGATACCCATTTATTACAAATAAAGGTGAATTATCACTACATGTATCAGATTTAACTATTTTAACAAAAGCTATTTCGCCACTTCCAGAAAAATATCATGGAATTCAAGATAAAGAGCTAAGATATAGACAAAGATATCTAGATTTAATTATGAATAGTGAAGTTAGAAAAACTTTTCAAATTAGATCAAAAGTTATCTCACTTACAAGAAGATTTTTTGAATCAAAAGGTTTCTTAGAGGTTGAAACTCCAATGATGCACCCAATTGCAGGTGGGGCAAATGCAAAACCTTTTGTTACTCATCACAATGCACTAGATGTAGATAGATACCTTAGAATCGCACCAGAGTTATATCTTAAAAGATTAATAGTTGGTGGATTTGAAGCAGTTTTTGAAATCAATAGAAACTTTAGAAATGAGGGTATGGATGCAACACACAATCCAGAGTTTACCTCTATAGAATTTTATTGGGCATATAAAACATATAAAGACTTAATAGCTCTAACAAAAGAGTATTTTGAGTACCTATTTGATCATTTAGATTTACCAACCCTTCTTCCTTATGGGGAAAATAAAATTGATTTTTCTAAATTTAGTGAAATTCCTTTAATTGAATCATTATCTACAATTGGTGGTGTTCCTGAAGAGATTACTCAAGACAAAGATAAAATTATTGCATTTTTAAGACAAAACAATCTTGAAGTAAATGAAGGGATGAATTTAGGTCAACTTCAAGGGGAACTTTTTGATGAGTTTGTTGAAGCTAAACTTATTAATCCAACTTTTATTACAGAGTATCCAGTTGAGATTTCACCACTTGCTAGAAGAAGTGATGAAAAACCACATTTGACAGATAGATTTGAACTATTTATTGCAGGGAAAGAGATTGCAAATGCCTTTAGTGAGTTAAATGATCCACTTGATCAATTACAAAGATTTGAAGCACAAATGGCTGCAAAAGATAGCGGCGATGATGAAGCACATGAGATGGATGAGGATTTTGTAAATGCCTTATCTTATGGTATGGCTCCAACAGCTGGTCAAGGTATTGGTATTGATAGATTAGTAATGATGCTTACAAATGAGCACTCAATAAGAGATGTGTTGCTATTCCCAGCAATGAAACCAGTGAAATCAGAAGTGAATTTACTTGATAACGAAGAAGAATAA
- the pdxA gene encoding 4-hydroxythreonine-4-phosphate dehydrogenase has translation MNKPTIAISIGDLNGIGIEIALRSHEKIKKYCKPLYCVNRVMLNKAAKLLELEIPEDFKLYEIKGEFDIKPGKVSKKSGRYSYDSFMEAINLANDKKVNAIVTLPINKESWSKAKIKYKGHTEVLRDYFGKNAIMMLGCKKLFVSLYTEHIPLKQVAKSIDEESLSSFLIDFYKSVKVKKIGVLALNPHASDNGVLGDEEVEIFKAIKNANSSLNKEIFKGPLVPDTAFSKASRSNFRYFVAMYHDQGLAPLKALYFDQSVNISLNLPIVRTSVDHGTAFDIAYEKNRAINCKSYKNAIKEAVNLQENRV, from the coding sequence ATGAATAAACCAACTATAGCAATATCAATTGGTGATTTAAATGGAATTGGTATTGAAATAGCACTTAGATCCCATGAAAAGATTAAAAAATATTGTAAACCTCTATATTGTGTTAATAGGGTTATGTTAAACAAAGCTGCCAAATTACTTGAACTAGAAATTCCAGAAGATTTCAAACTTTATGAGATAAAAGGTGAATTTGATATAAAACCAGGGAAAGTTTCAAAAAAAAGTGGAAGATACTCTTATGACTCTTTTATGGAAGCAATTAATCTGGCAAATGACAAAAAAGTAAATGCCATTGTTACTCTACCAATAAACAAAGAATCTTGGAGCAAAGCAAAAATCAAATATAAGGGTCATACAGAAGTTCTAAGGGACTATTTTGGGAAAAATGCAATTATGATGCTTGGTTGTAAAAAGCTTTTTGTATCTTTATACACAGAACATATTCCACTAAAACAAGTTGCAAAATCAATTGATGAAGAGAGTCTAAGCTCTTTTTTAATTGACTTTTATAAAAGTGTGAAAGTTAAAAAAATAGGAGTTTTAGCTCTAAACCCACACGCAAGTGACAATGGTGTTTTAGGAGATGAAGAGGTAGAAATCTTTAAAGCTATAAAAAATGCAAATAGTAGTTTAAATAAAGAGATTTTTAAAGGACCACTTGTACCTGATACTGCCTTTTCAAAAGCCTCAAGAAGTAATTTTAGATATTTTGTTGCCATGTATCATGACCAAGGTTTAGCTCCACTAAAAGCTCTATACTTTGACCAAAGCGTTAATATAAGTCTAAACCTTCCAATTGTAAGAACCTCAGTTGACCATGGAACAGCTTTTGATATTGCATATGAAAAAAATAGAGCCATAAACTGTAAAAGCTATAAAAATGCAATTAAAGAGGCAGTAAATCTTCAAGAAAATAGAGTATGA
- the pyrH gene encoding UMP kinase, giving the protein MRKRVLVKFSGEALAGPEGYGIDTQILDYIGNEIKELIDNNIEVGIVIGGGNIIRGVTAAADGVIKRTSADYMGMLATVINGVAMQEALEHKGLSARLQTAIKMEQIAEPYIVRRATRHLQKGRVVIFSAGTGNPYFTTDTAATLRATEIDACMLIKATKVDGVYDKDPMKYPDAVKLDVITYDQALEDHIKVMDDTAIALAKDNKLPIVVANMSEKGNLLKIINGDLSRCSIVK; this is encoded by the coding sequence ATGAGAAAGAGAGTACTTGTAAAATTTTCTGGTGAAGCCCTTGCTGGTCCAGAAGGGTATGGTATTGATACCCAAATCTTAGATTATATAGGTAATGAAATAAAAGAGTTAATTGATAACAATATTGAAGTTGGTATTGTTATTGGTGGAGGAAATATCATCAGAGGTGTTACAGCTGCAGCTGATGGTGTTATTAAAAGAACAAGTGCTGACTATATGGGAATGTTAGCAACAGTTATAAATGGTGTTGCTATGCAAGAGGCTTTAGAACATAAAGGACTTTCTGCTAGACTTCAAACTGCAATAAAAATGGAACAAATTGCTGAACCTTATATTGTTAGAAGAGCAACTAGACACTTACAAAAAGGAAGAGTTGTTATATTTAGTGCTGGTACAGGGAACCCTTACTTTACAACTGACACTGCTGCAACTTTAAGAGCAACAGAAATTGATGCTTGTATGTTAATCAAAGCAACTAAAGTTGATGGTGTTTATGATAAAGACCCAATGAAATATCCAGATGCAGTTAAATTAGATGTTATTACTTATGATCAAGCTTTAGAAGATCATATTAAAGTAATGGATGATACAGCAATTGCGTTAGCAAAAGACAACAAACTTCCAATAGTTGTAGCTAATATGAGTGAAAAAGGTAATCTACTAAAAATAATCAATGGTGATTTAAGTAGATGTTCAATAGTAAAATAA
- a CDS encoding pyridoxine 5'-phosphate synthase, whose translation MLLGVNIDHIAVLREARKINDPNPLDAISICKLAGANQITIHLREDRRHIHDEDAKLICQLSPLPVNLECAIDENIIDTICELKPLRATLVPEKREEVTTEGGLDLKTNFDKIRKAVKKLHDNEIEVSLFIDPDLKMIELASQLNVEWIELHTGSFANIYAMLYSNLANTHHCIKELDLPREELKELLVKSKKELKIASKRANELDLKVAAGHGLNYQNVTSISSIKAIEELNIGQSIIARSVFTGLEKAIKEMKELL comes from the coding sequence TTGTTACTTGGAGTAAATATAGACCATATTGCCGTTTTAAGAGAAGCAAGAAAAATAAACGATCCTAATCCTTTAGATGCAATCTCAATTTGTAAACTAGCAGGTGCAAATCAGATTACTATTCATCTAAGAGAAGATAGACGACATATTCATGATGAAGATGCAAAACTTATATGTCAACTCTCACCTTTACCTGTAAATTTAGAGTGTGCAATTGATGAAAATATTATTGATACAATTTGTGAATTAAAACCTTTAAGAGCTACTTTAGTTCCTGAAAAAAGAGAAGAGGTAACTACTGAAGGTGGACTTGATTTAAAAACAAACTTTGACAAAATTAGAAAAGCTGTAAAAAAACTCCATGATAATGAAATAGAGGTCTCTTTATTTATTGACCCAGATCTAAAAATGATTGAATTAGCTTCACAATTAAATGTTGAGTGGATTGAGTTACATACAGGAAGTTTTGCAAATATCTATGCAATGTTATATAGCAATCTGGCAAATACTCACCACTGTATTAAAGAGCTTGATTTACCAAGAGAAGAGCTAAAAGAGTTACTTGTAAAAAGTAAAAAAGAGTTAAAAATTGCTTCTAAAAGAGCAAATGAATTAGATTTGAAAGTTGCAGCAGGTCATGGGTTAAACTATCAAAATGTAACTTCAATCTCTTCAATAAAGGCTATAGAAGAGTTAAATATTGGACAAAGTATTATTGCAAGATCTGTTTTTACTGGACTTGAAAAAGCAATAAAAGAGATGAAAGAGCTTCTATAA
- a CDS encoding anthranilate synthase component I family protein yields the protein MDFFSKELFLDQFTPVSIYEKVKSLYKNEITFLYESTINSAEGNYSYIVIGDRERVWYNNGKCFYKNEAEEVTEVDSNPLKFLQNYYKNIDKTFYKNKSEELGIGLIDGFIGNVGYDMAKEFEPVLKKHMNNLEDQLDIPDLDLIRPKIVLGFSHKTSKLIMVTSLKNKEADLESIYQELTSPYKFTPIKKAKIFDEGKFNYTKEQFFEMVSKSKEMIRSGDIFQILMSNRFIQKAEVDHLSFYRVLRSKNPSPYLFFLEFDNFSIAGSSPEVMVRLVDEHILLRPIAGTRKRGKNLDRDLELEEEMVKNDKERAEHIMLVDLGRNDVGRVALPGTVKVTDLMRVERYSHVMHMVSDVEAKIDGSKYDMFDLFAATFTAGTMTGAPKIRAMELIAQFEGIKRNFYSGSVAYFGFDGNMDSAITIRTTMLTKDTVIFQAGAGVVADSIPEMEFLEVQNKLAANISTLKDLS from the coding sequence ATGGATTTTTTTTCAAAAGAGCTTTTTCTAGATCAGTTTACTCCGGTATCTATCTACGAAAAAGTTAAAAGTTTATACAAAAATGAGATAACATTCTTATATGAAAGTACTATTAATTCAGCTGAAGGAAACTACTCATATATAGTTATTGGTGATCGAGAGCGAGTTTGGTACAACAATGGAAAATGTTTTTATAAAAACGAAGCAGAAGAAGTAACAGAAGTTGATTCAAATCCTCTTAAATTTTTACAAAATTACTATAAAAATATAGACAAAACCTTTTATAAAAATAAATCAGAAGAGTTAGGAATTGGACTTATTGATGGGTTTATTGGAAATGTTGGTTATGATATGGCTAAAGAGTTTGAGCCTGTTTTAAAAAAACATATGAATAATCTTGAAGACCAATTGGATATCCCAGATTTAGACTTAATTAGACCAAAAATTGTTTTAGGATTCTCTCACAAAACTTCTAAACTTATAATGGTTACCTCTTTAAAAAATAAAGAGGCTGATTTAGAATCAATATATCAAGAACTAACTTCTCCATATAAATTTACTCCAATTAAAAAAGCAAAAATTTTTGATGAAGGAAAATTTAACTATACAAAAGAGCAATTTTTTGAGATGGTATCAAAATCAAAAGAGATGATACGTTCTGGAGATATTTTTCAAATTTTAATGTCAAATAGATTTATACAAAAAGCTGAAGTTGATCATTTAAGTTTTTATAGAGTGCTAAGAAGTAAAAATCCTAGCCCTTATCTTTTCTTCTTAGAGTTTGATAATTTCTCTATTGCAGGAAGTTCTCCTGAAGTTATGGTAAGACTTGTTGACGAACATATTTTACTAAGACCAATTGCAGGAACTAGAAAAAGAGGGAAAAATCTAGATAGAGATTTAGAACTTGAAGAAGAGATGGTAAAAAATGATAAAGAGCGAGCAGAACATATTATGCTTGTTGATTTAGGAAGAAATGATGTTGGAAGAGTTGCCCTTCCTGGAACAGTAAAAGTTACAGATTTGATGCGAGTAGAAAGATACTCTCATGTAATGCATATGGTTTCAGATGTTGAAGCAAAAATTGATGGGAGCAAATATGATATGTTTGACCTTTTTGCAGCAACATTTACAGCTGGAACTATGACAGGAGCTCCAAAAATTAGGGCAATGGAACTAATTGCACAATTTGAAGGTATCAAAAGAAACTTCTATTCAGGAAGTGTTGCATATTTTGGTTTTGATGGAAATATGGATAGTGCCATTACAATTAGAACTACTATGCTTACAAAAGATACTGTTATTTTCCAAGCAGGAGCAGGAGTGGTTGCTGATAGTATTCCTGAAATGGAGTTCTTAGAAGTTCAAAATAAACTAGCAGCAAATATCTCAACACTAAAAGATTTATCATAA
- a CDS encoding ATP-binding protein, with amino-acid sequence MTSLEFCHELEFNKINFIERKIRITHPKTILRGSPRVGKSFLIYDYLSNFAPKDYIYIDFLDFRVDKEEISLGLEEYIFRNKIKVIVLENFQFDIKIPFCDSVIITTKMDNKIKGYKNLFLWALDFEEYLLHDKKNQNITQSFNSFLKYGNLPQSVQISEFKIYKELQNILKLITKDETSLEILKTLILNIDEKKSLNQLFLNLKTKMKISKDKFYEECKTFEEENIIYFLPKYNQSKANRKIFLYNGAFFDAITHKKKFKNELTNIIFQELKNKFKEIYYLDYIDFFIPEKNLAIISIPFFNSVLMQSQLKKIKKIALDYKIEEVNIVTVSNSEVINSNDIKISVLPFYEWALS; translated from the coding sequence ATGACATCTTTAGAGTTCTGCCATGAGCTTGAATTTAATAAAATCAATTTTATTGAAAGAAAGATAAGAATCACCCATCCAAAAACAATTTTAAGAGGCTCTCCAAGAGTTGGCAAAAGTTTTTTAATATATGACTATTTATCAAATTTTGCACCCAAAGATTATATCTACATAGACTTTCTAGATTTTAGAGTTGATAAAGAGGAGATATCTTTAGGATTAGAAGAGTATATATTTAGAAATAAAATCAAAGTAATAGTTTTAGAAAATTTCCAGTTTGATATAAAAATTCCTTTTTGTGATAGTGTTATTATAACTACAAAAATGGATAACAAAATCAAAGGTTATAAAAATCTATTTTTATGGGCATTGGATTTTGAAGAGTATCTTCTTCATGATAAAAAAAATCAAAATATCACTCAAAGTTTTAATAGTTTTTTAAAATATGGAAATCTTCCTCAAAGTGTTCAAATCAGTGAATTTAAAATATATAAAGAGTTACAAAATATTTTAAAACTTATTACTAAAGATGAAACTTCTTTAGAGATTTTGAAAACTCTTATTTTAAATATTGACGAAAAAAAATCACTAAATCAACTTTTTTTGAATCTTAAAACTAAGATGAAAATCTCAAAAGATAAATTTTATGAAGAGTGCAAAACTTTTGAAGAAGAAAATATTATTTATTTTTTACCAAAATATAATCAAAGCAAAGCAAACAGAAAAATATTTCTTTATAATGGGGCATTTTTTGATGCAATCACCCATAAAAAGAAGTTTAAAAATGAATTAACAAATATTATTTTTCAAGAATTAAAAAATAAGTTTAAAGAGATTTATTATCTAGATTATATAGATTTTTTTATTCCTGAAAAAAATCTTGCAATTATCTCTATCCCTTTTTTCAACTCTGTTTTGATGCAATCTCAACTAAAAAAAATAAAAAAAATTGCACTTGATTATAAGATAGAAGAAGTGAACATAGTAACTGTTTCAAATAGTGAAGTTATAAATTCAAATGATATTAAAATAAGTGTACTTCCATTCTATGAATGGGCTCTAAGTTAA